One part of the Dioscorea cayenensis subsp. rotundata cultivar TDr96_F1 chromosome 2, TDr96_F1_v2_PseudoChromosome.rev07_lg8_w22 25.fasta, whole genome shotgun sequence genome encodes these proteins:
- the LOC120276615 gene encoding receptor-like protein 44, translating into MAFPPSLLLLFFFFFFFSSPSTSFSNPDDESCITNLHLSIIDPSNNLHNWTRPNFASPCNGFTSYLQGITCNNGRVFKLSLSSLSLRGSLSPFLSNCTNLQSLDLSSNSIAGPIPLSLSLLLNLAVLNLSSNLLSGPIPPQLALCAYLNVIDLHSNLLSGPIPDQFGLLVRLSSFDVSDNHLSGFIPPLLSNRSGTGLTRFNASSFSGNKGLYGFPLPPLRDRGLSVLAIVGIGLGSGLLSLVLSFTAVCIWLRVTERDAMVPGEEGKVSHLMPDY; encoded by the coding sequence ATGGCGTTCCCGCCATCTCTtctcctccttttctttttcttcttcttcttctcctctccatCCACCTCCTTCTCCAACCCCGACGACGAGTCCTGTATCACCAACCTCCACCTCTCCATCATCGACCCTTCCAACAATCTCCACAACTGGACTCGCCCCAACTTCGCCTCTCCTTGCAATGGCTTCACCTCCTACCTCCAAGGCATCACCTGCAACAATGGCCGCGTCTTCAAGCTCTCACTCTCCTCCCTCTCTCTCCGTGGCTCCCTCTCCCCTTTCCTCTCCAACTGCACCAATCTCCAATCCCTAGACCTCTCCTCCAACTCCATCGCCGGTCCAATccctctctccctctcccttCTCCTCAATCTCGCCGTTCTCAACCTCTCTTCTAACCTCCTCTCCGGTCCAATCCCTCCTCAGCTCGCTCTCTGCGCTTATCTCAACGTCATCGACCTCCACTCCAATCTCCTCTCCGGCCCCATCCCTGATCAATTCGGCCTTCTCGTTCGTCTCTCCTCCTTTGATGTCTCTGATAACCATCTCTCTGGTTTTATCCCTCCTCTTCTCTCCAACCGCAGTGGCACTGGTTTGACGAGGTTCAATGCTAGCTCTTTCTCTGGCAACAAGGGGCTTTATGGTTTCCCTTTGCCGCCTTTGCGTGACCGTGGTCTCTCCGTGCTCGCCATCGTTGGGATTGGTCTCGGTAGTGGCCTTCTCAGCTTGGTGCTTAGCTTCACTGCGGTTTGTATCTGGCTCCGGGTCACTGAGAGGGATGCCATGGTTCCTGGGGAGGAAGGGAAGGTCTCTCATCTCATGCCTGATTactga
- the LOC120277358 gene encoding DEAD-box ATP-dependent RNA helicase 16, whose amino-acid sequence MGGLPQGKRPEGKKDGEEDEEEVGFEELGIDARLIRALKKKSINKPSPIQREGIPLILEGKDVVARAKTGSGKTYAYLLPMLQKLFSEIGLKKSAPSAFILVPTRELCQQVYSVALSLLEFCRVQLKVVQVTTDMPMPDLSAALAGPPDLLVSTPACISTCISKGVLAKAAIQDSLSMLVLDEADLLLDYGYKEDLEGLKNHISRRCQCLLMSATLSPDVEILKKLVLHNPVTLTLSEADGSNDQLIPKSVQQFLISCSSRDKLLYALALLRLEVVQKKVLIFVNTIDMGYRMKLFLEQFGIKSAILNAELPHNSRDHILHEFNIGLFDYLIATDDSHLKGEQANREKLKSRSSKKKFRQRLDSEFGVVRGIDFKNVFTVLNFDMPQSPAGYIHRIGRTGRARTTGASISLVSPEETEVLEEIKQLLGEDDNQDSESCIALFPLLTKNAVEALRYRAEDVAKGVTKVAIRESRARDLRDELTNSEKLKAHFEDNPKDLDLLKHDKFLSKKPPPAHLSEVPVYLRDAATEEASKNIKLSRAAMGIDNLNKQRGFRRGFSRFGKNRDPLKSFSAEGRKFRKRKDKDDDAGSKKRRKKSK is encoded by the exons ATGGGCGGCTTGCCCCAGGGGAAGAGGCCGGAGGGGAAGAAGGATGGCGAGGAAGACGAGGAGGAAGTGGGCTTTGAAGAGCTGGGCATTGACGCCCGTCTAATTCGAGCTCTTAAGAAGAAATCTATCAACAAACCCTCTCCAATCCAACGTGAAGGAATCCCTTTGATCCTG GAAGGTAAGGATGTGGTTGCGAGGGCGAAGACGGGATCAGGGAAGACGTATGCATACCTCCTTCCCATGCTACAGAAGCTTTTCTCTGAGATTGGCTTGAAGAAGAGTGCTCCAAGCGCCTTTATTCTTGTTCCAACGAGAGAGTTGTGCCAACAG GTCTATTCTGTTGCGTTGTCTCTTCTTGAGTTCTGTAGAGTTCAACTCAAAGTCGTGCAGGTGACAACTGACATGCCAATGCCTGACTTG AGTGCTGCATTGGCAGGGCCACCTGATTTGCTGGTCTCGACTCCAGCATGCATCTCTACATGCATATCAAAAGGTGTTCTTGCAAAAGCAGCTATTCAGGATTCACTTTCAATGTTGGTTCTTGATGAG GCAGATCTTCTGTTAGATTATGGTTACAAGGAGGATTTAGAAGGCCTTAAAAATCACATCTCGAGAAGATGCCAGTGCCTCCTAATGTCTGCGACTTTAAG TCCTGATGTTGAGATATTGAAGAAGCTTGTTCTACATAATCCTGTAACTTTGACTCTATCAGAGGCAGATGGCTCAAATGACCAACTTATTCCAAAATCTGTCCAGCAGTTCTTG ATTTCATGCAGTTCTAGAGACAAATTGCTTTATGCACTTGCTCTTTTACGATTGGAGGTTGTCCAGAAAAAAGTTCTAATATTTGTCAACACTATTGACATGGGTTATAGAATGAAATTATTCTTAGAACAG TTTGGGATAAAATCTGCCATTTTGAATGCCGAATTGCCACACAACTCACGTGATCATATTCTCCAT GAATTCAATATAGGtctatttgattatttaatagCAACAGATGACAGTCATCTAAAAGGGGAGCAAGCAAACAGGGAAAAACTGAAGTCAAGAAGTTCAAAAAAGAAATTCAGGCAAAGATTAGACTCAGAGTTTGGGGTTGTGAGAGGAATTGACTTCAAGAATGTATTTACG GTATTGAATTTTGACATGCCACAAAGCCCTGCAGGATATATTCATAGAATTGGACGTACTGGAAGAGCACGTACTACTGGGGCATCTATTTCTCTT GTATCCCCTGAGGAGACTGAAGTTCTTGAAGAAATTAAACAGTTGTTGGGAGAAGATGATAATCAAGATTCTGAATCTTGCATTGCACTTTTCCCCTTGTTAACCAAAAATGCTGTGGAAGCTTTACGGTACCGAGCTGAG GATGTCGCTAAAGGTGTTACAAAAGTTGCCATCAGAGAATCACGAGCTCGAGATCTTAGAGATGAGCTTACAAACTCAGAGAA GTTGAAGGCTCATTTCGAAGATAATCCAAAGGACTTAG ATTTGCTGAAGCATGATAAATTCTTGAGTAAGAAACCTCCTCCTGCTCACTTAAGTGAGGTACCTGTATATCTCCGAGACGCTGCAACAGAAGAAGCTAGCAAAAATATCAAGCTTTCCAGAGCTGCAATGGGAATCGACAATTTAAATAAACAGCGAGGATTCCGGAGAGGCTTTAGTAGATTTGGTAAAAACAGGGATCCCCTCAAATCCTTTTCTGCTGAG GGCAGGAAGTTCAGGAAAAGGAAAGACAAAGACGACGACGCCGGCAGcaaaaagagaaggaagaagagcAAATGA